The Arabidopsis thaliana chromosome 5, partial sequence genomic interval AGTTTGtgcaaaaatcaaaatgattgTGTGATCCTCAATTAACTtgatcaagagaaaaaaaaagcagagaagcaaaacacatatatcattttttaaacaatCATTTAAGTTAAATGGGCGAGACAACATCACAGAATAAAACTATAGTGGGACTGAAAAGCCCAACTTAAAAGCCCATAAACAATGATAGAAACTGCTTGACCCCCAAGTCTCGAGTGATCAAACTCCAACAACGtcaatgtcttttttttttttgctaagcatgttaatatcattaaaatGAAAGGAGGTATTACAAAGAGCAAAAACCTAATATAGAGTAATCTTggcaaaaaaaactaaaacaagatTACAATACTGAAATGGGTAGTGATTAAATCAACCAAAGAAGCATCAAATCTCTCCAACGCTTCCTGTGTCGCCGAGCCGTTATGGTATTCCGAATCTCTCGATCGATGAACGTCAATGTCTTTTAAACGCTACTGATAATATTTGCAGCTCCTCCTTCTACGATGTGTAAACCAAGGATGTGTCCCAGAACTACAAGTCTCCCCAACGCGATGAGTTTGCTACAATTAGCCGCTCTTTCACCAACTTCCTCGATTTTTTCAGTAAACCCTtctactttcttctttatttcttgCATCGCAAATCTCGTCgccatttcattttcttctctgtccACAGCAAAGTTCACGGTCTTCAGAATCGATGAGATCCTTATGCTCAGGTTTTCAACTTCGAATTTTATATTTACCATCGTTACATTGTTTGCTTGCACCCCAAGTTCCATTGTTAAAACCAAACCTCTCTGTCTCTTCACAGCTTTCTCATACTCTTTCCACATCTTGTTACACCACATTCCCACAACCTCAATCGGTGTGGTCAATCCAGACGCAACCGCACTCAATACCGGAGGTGCCATCATTGCTGCCGCAACCACCGATAAGACAAATACAGTCACAAACGCAGTGGCGAAAACCACATTTGACAATATCCTCCATGTCTTTATATTCCTCAGTTTCTTACCAAGCTTTACTTTCAGCTTACGCAACTCGTCCAGAAGCAAAACCTGCTCATCGTAGACAGACTTGTACTGAGTCACGAACTCGCCATCAAAAGGGTCTCCCATGGCTTTAAACTTGTTCATCTCCTCCAAGGTTTTCacatacttcttcttcttactctctCCAAGATCCGTATCCACCGTTTCTGTCTCAAACTGTTTCACCGCGAATCGAATGATAAGCTGGCTTATTTCTGCTTTCTTGACGCATTTCTCGACGGTATTGCAGAAGTCCAAGGTCTTAGAGGTACTTTTGAAATAGACATCAACCAAAGCCTTGAGATCATTGTTCTTCAAAAcatcttctttgctttcaaTGATGACTCTTACTGTATCTTGGTTTAGTTCAAGAAGATATCCGTAGACCTCCATGAGTGACTCTATGTTTAAAGATCGAGTCTTGGCCTGAGCAGCGAGCGAGCTGATGATGCTGTTTGTTCGCTCGTGAAGCAATGAATCAAAAGATTTGAGGGATGAGTATTTTTTACAAGCGGATGCGTAAGAACTCAGGTCTGATGAGTATTGGGACCGAATATTTGTTTGGATCGTTTTAGCCAGTGAAACGTTAGTTCCGTTGTTGTTAGAACTGGAGTGTCCTTTTATGAGCTCCGAAAATAATCCACAGAACACCATTGATATTACTAGTGGAGCTAATCTGAccttaaaaacaacaaaatttaaaagaaagttttataagaaacagagttaTGTCACTGAAATTCCGAAATCTAGCATAAAGAAAGGATTAATGTAAACGGATCAAGAAACCGAAACTTACCGGAACGTTTGAAATTGTAATCCAAGACACAGGAAGAGCTAATTACTTCTGTCTCTGACGATTGACTAATATATATAGCCTCTTGTTCTAAGGTTTAACGCCCCAAAATCCACAATTAGTCAAACCTCGAAAATGGGCACGTAATATGATTTGGtcttttttaatgtttttctgTGGAACAAGCTGTCATAAgaaatgatttcttttttccgTAGTCTGATTTTTGTGGAGTTTGTTGATATGTCAAAATCAAACTATCAACGCACCTTGATCAAGAAGTTTAATTACTCTCTTTAATCATTGATTTATCTTTTCCTATCATGCTCCATGTTGTGCAAATATAGGATAactatatttgaaatataagttcaaaaacatttttttaataaaagaaaaacatgtgttagaaattaaaattaagtgtaaaccattttttttattttgaagtgTAAACCATATTGAATCTAGAACACTTAGTTTGAATATTGTGTCTAtttagtttacaaaaaaataaattttaaatatttaattagaaaaccTTCAagttttaatagtaatataaaaatataagtttaaaaatatttttttagtaaaagaaaaacaagtgttaaaaattaaaattaagtaTAAATCACAATGAACCGAGGACACCGCTTAGGGATTTGTCcaattagtttacacaaaattttaaaagttaacacttaataaaaaaaacttcagttttaatagtaatataaaaatataaattttaaaatattttttagtaaaataaaaacaagtgttaaaaattaaaattaagttTAAACTCCAATGAACCGAGGACACCGCTTAGGGGTTTGGATGTTCTGTCcaattagtttacacaaaattttaaaagttaa includes:
- a CDS encoding pectinesterase, putative (DUF677) (Protein of unknown function (DUF677); FUNCTIONS IN: molecular_function unknown; INVOLVED IN: biological_process unknown; LOCATED IN: chloroplast; EXPRESSED IN: inflorescence meristem, hypocotyl, root; CONTAINS InterPro DOMAIN/s: Protein of unknown function DUF677 (InterPro:IPR007749); BEST Arabidopsis thaliana protein match is: Protein of unknown function (DUF677) (TAIR:AT5G66660.1); Has 1807 Blast hits to 1807 proteins in 277 species: Archae - 0; Bacteria - 0; Metazoa - 736; Fungi - 347; Plants - 385; Viruses - 0; Other Eukaryotes - 339 (source: NCBI BLink).); amino-acid sequence: MVFCGLFSELIKGHSSSNNNGTNVSLAKTIQTNIRSQYSSDLSSYASACKKYSSLKSFDSLLHERTNSIISSLAAQAKTRSLNIESLMEVYGYLLELNQDTVRVIIESKEDVLKNNDLKALVDVYFKSTSKTLDFCNTVEKCVKKAEISQLIIRFAVKQFETETVDTDLGESKKKKYVKTLEEMNKFKAMGDPFDGEFVTQYKSVYDEQVLLLDELRKLKVKLGKKLRNIKTWRILSNVVFATAFVTVFVLSVVAAAMMAPPVLSAVASGLTTPIEVVGMWCNKMWKEYEKAVKRQRGLVLTMELGVQANNVTMVNIKFEVENLSIRISSILKTVNFAVDREENEMATRFAMQEIKKKVEGFTEKIEEVGERAANCSKLIALGRLVVLGHILGLHIVEGGAANIISSV